The Triticum aestivum cultivar Chinese Spring chromosome 4B, IWGSC CS RefSeq v2.1, whole genome shotgun sequence sequence TGTGAATTCGGCGGTAATCGCACTGGTTCCGTTGAAATTCTTGTATTTCAGTCAATCCTGTAAACTGTAGTACTCAGGTATCTTAGAAAATAGAAAGTGACAGTCACCCTTTTTCTCTTTGTGTTTCCCAGTTCACCTTGCTAGGCGCAGAGCCATACCACAAGTTGTGCTACAAGGAGCTACACCACCCGAAATGTGATGTCTGCCTTCAATTTGTAAGACTCTTCTCTGAATGAACTCCGTCTGACAAAGAGCTAGAACTGATGTTTGGATTAGCATGTAACTTGATTTTTGTGTGTGTGCCTTTCTGCAGATCGCAACGAACAGGACGGGCTTGATAGAGTACAGAGCCCATCCATTCTGGGGCCAGAAGTATTGCCCCTCACATGAGCTTGACCGCACACCTCGTTGCTGTAGCTGTGAGAAAATGGAGGTACAATTTTTCCCTTCTGTTTTTCCTTCAATTTTCAGGAGATGAATGCTTGGGGTGCCAGTTATATAACTGTGTTGCGAAACATCCGCAGCGTTTAGGGTGATGCTCCTGCATTTTAATTTCCTTGAACTGCCTCTCCAACCACAAAACTTTGTTATGCAAATTCTGCAGCCAAGGAACACGAAGTATATGTCGCTGGGAGACGGGCGCAGTTTGTGCATGGAATGCCTGGATTCTGCGGTCATGGACACGGGTGAATGCCAACCCCTGTACCACTCCATCAGGGACTACTACGAAGGGATGAACATGAAACTCGACCAGCAGATACCCATGCTCCTGGTTGAGCGGCAAGCCCTCAACGAGGCAATGGAAGGAGAGTGCAAAGTGAGTTCTTATGTTCAGTTGATCGGTCGAAGCAAATCGTTGCGTGATCTTTGCAAATGTTAACGATCATCTGCACTTCTGCAGGGACCTCACCACATGCCTGAAACAAGAGGCCTGTGTCTGTCGGAGGAGCAGACTGTGAGCAGTGTAAGTACAACCTCTCAGTCTAAATTGACTTTCAGGGATCAAATTATCCAGTAGATGATTCCTGTTTTACCCTTTGCGGCTTGGCTTCTCAGATACTTAGAAGGCCCAGGATTGGTGGACATAGGTTACTAGATATGAGAACCCAGCCACAAAAGCTGACTCGCCGATGTGAAGTCACTGCAATTCTTGTCTTGTATGGACTCCCCAGGTCAGTTCATTCTTCACTGAGAGAGTCTGAGACTGAGCACTTCAACATATAGATCAGAACTAAATGCTGGGGTTCTTTGTCATTCTATGACTGGTGCATCATTTGTATTTAATCAAAATATTCTCCACATGATTGCAGGCTACTAACTGGATCCATCCTTGCCCATGAATTGATGCACGGGTGGTTGCGCCTCAAAGGTACGTGTACAAACAACTTGTGCTGACTGAACCTTCTACGGCCATATTTCTATAATAATCTGATCTGAATTATGAGCTTTGTTCGATTAATGGCACCTTCAGGTTACCGAAACCTAAGCCCAGAGGTTGAGGAGGGTATATGCCAAGTCATGTCTTACTTGTGGCTCGAGTCGGAGATTCTTCCAGCTTCTACAAGACACGCTCAACCTTCAACCTCTTATGCTTCATCCTCGTCGTCTTCCTCGTATCGACCACCATCATCCAAGAAGGGTGGCATATCTCACACCGAGAAGAAGCTCGGTGAGTTCTTCATGCATCAGATTGCCAATGACACCTCAACAGCATATGGTGACGGATTCAGAACTGCCTATAAAGCTGTCAACAAGTATGGCCTTCGCCAGACACTGAACCATATACGTTTAACTGGAGGTTTTCCTGTGTAACACAAGGAAACACCATGTCCATATCGGAGAAATGCAGAGATCATGTGCACATACATAAGGAGATGAATGTGCTACAGAAGAAGGGTTCGGATTTCAGTGACCTTGCATTTTCAGAGAGGTCATTCAGAGTGAATCAGGAAAGGAACTGCATTTGCTCGAAGTAACAGGATGGAAGGTGTAATAAGATGACACAAGAAACACCAATGTAACTAGCAGCATTGCCGATGCTAATGTATTGAGGTATTTATGTATGTATATGTGTAAAGTCAAGTTGTCTATTATTGCATAAGCATGGGCACCGATCAGGCGAAGTGCAAAGAAAAGAAAATCGTAAGTATCCTAACTAAGCATACCTATAGAAAAAGGGAAAAACCATTAACCTCGAATCCTACGCATCTTAAGAAGGCTTCACTAACCTATCCAGTAGCACCAATCAGTGCCTTCACATTATTTAGCCAGTTCTTAACTAAGTGCAAGTCAGAAATGGAACCAAATGGCATCAttcgtaaggccaactccaccgcgcgaccccaaacggacgtccgttttgtccggattctgtccgtttgggtaggggttTGGGGCcgtgtccgggcgtgtcctgggatgcggtggccgtgcgcgcagcgcgcggccgcatccatttgccccatcctgtccgcgtcCACTTAAAAAACTAATTCAGCCAGCGTCCCCGGTTCATCACgccggcctacacgtccatcgccggcatcagccagcggccggcaacacagccagcctccaaaatgaatagttctcctcgccggcaacacagccggcctccaaaatgaatgttttttcGCCGGCACACTCTCAGCGGCCCCCGacgggcgggcggcacccatgccagcctcaaaaagaacggccacgcctcgccatctccacctccggcgaacttggccgtcttcagtcctcttttcctttgtagttcacggtattggtccttgaacttagggcacatgttgatgagcgtccaacaatgcgtaagagtgaatggcttgtcattgtgccgggccttgaatgcctccaaagattggaatgcctacaccacatgatcaacaacaagtgaacatgcaaacatatacacggccaaagtctcatggccgtagcaaggaaagggctAGAAAGAGGAGatcataccatgtccccaacgccgagaccactcacgggccgtgcttcaacgctctcaaatgcggcgcaatacttgttgcactcttgttggatgaacaatcATCTTTTTTGAATCGAaccgatgccacggttgcttgtaatttggaagggctcaaacatcttcctttcatggaatgttttgtggactctcgtccaaaaaacaatgcccttttgttgcgcgccggtcctcggatcttggctaatctccatccaagcttggcaaatcaacttgtcctcatcttgtgtatatgaacccgtgtgaatgctcttcctcttcttttgtgcctccgctctttgggtgagctcgtcgatgaacaatggcgcaccactaatatcaacgtcattgatttcttcttcttcttcatcaccttcgacatagatgtcatcgtcttcatgccacgagtcaccgtGGTCGTAGTCAGCATGttcgtcggcctcttcatcggggACGTACTGGGCACGGCCATCCTGGCTTTGGGTCTCATCGACGTCGTAGGTACGGCCATGGCCACCGTcgaagatcacgtcctccatgtaccggttgtagaaggggtcgtcgaccaCTGGCGTTGGGGTTGGCATTCCGTCAAACAAGACACGGGGGGTcggcatggtgcccgtgaacggtgcccgtgcctgctttcttagcatctcgacggacggccgcccgccgctgctggacccgggcgtgacgttgaggtcgatgacgaccgcggggcgcggtgtggacggcgcgaacaagcccacctccggcgaccccgagaaacgggtctgtccgtcgtgccttggcggagggAAGCCGGGCGACATGGGCGTGGTGCGCGACGTCGGTGACTAGCAGTGCGTAGGCCCCGCAACCGACGAGCTGGTGCTCGCCGGGGCGACGGCCGCTGCAGAGAACCCGGCAggacggcccatgccaagcatgaggatggcgtgagctttgttgacgatgtcctccttctcgtcggcagcggccttgcgccgcgcggcctccagctcctcgcgcatggcggctctcttggccgcggcggcattgagcttgacgaccgctctccgttccctcctcttcgccgattccgcgtccaacttggcgatctcctccggcgtgtaCTCCGACCGCGGTTTTCttggcgccttcttcttcacctttgcgggcgggtcgacggccaggccgccgggACTCGGCGGGACGTCGGCCATGGACGGaggagagagggggcggcgggagggaggCGGGAGGGTTTGGGGCAAATGGCGCCAAATGGgcgtggggggagggggggttggtttctccc is a genomic window containing:
- the LOC123092634 gene encoding protein DA1-related 2, with the translated sequence MAYPSRAAYNQCGHERRSSFMKWLCNFLKGTKPVESNHRRRPRVTAGEESSLWQQEPVRPKREDPPRHDNEELDRQIALSLAEEAKRPKERNHNKGENDEDLAQAMQDSLNMNPYMPHNPYAPSQALPRGQRVCGGCKHEVGHGHYLSCMGMYWHPHCFRCSSCTHPIRETEFTLLGAEPYHKLCYKELHHPKCDVCLQFIATNRTGLIEYRAHPFWGQKYCPSHELDRTPRCCSCEKMEPRNTKYMSLGDGRSLCMECLDSAVMDTGECQPLYHSIRDYYEGMNMKLDQQIPMLLVERQALNEAMEGECKGPHHMPETRGLCLSEEQTVSSILRRPRIGGHRLLDMRTQPQKLTRRCEVTAILVLYGLPRLLTGSILAHELMHGWLRLKGYRNLSPEVEEGICQVMSYLWLESEILPASTRHAQPSTSYASSSSSSSYRPPSSKKGGISHTEKKLGEFFMHQIANDTSTAYGDGFRTAYKAVNKYGLRQTLNHIRLTGGFPV